The proteins below are encoded in one region of Kazachstania africana CBS 2517 chromosome 6, complete genome:
- the CIN2 gene encoding GTPase-activating protein CIN2 (similar to Saccharomyces cerevisiae CIN2 (YPL241C); ancestral locus Anc_6.268) — MPVNVSTDFNKRKKELQYKLDAATTNYEELREEVIQLKRYFNEVSADMTPYDMKHSHSEIEKLLKDVNAKLSTQHTVKRKFKFNFSSKGKNTKFEALSPPVPVASTPKIVDQDLLITNPIQTFENLSNCTVTRGKEIASSQNGQLAFKGLHKSVVVVSPLPFVNGSVFITDCTESVIIINLPPASTIQIRLHNLGNCKLSIVKQEDMEPQTVVVENLTKCTFDEVSRNKLTIRNFSQLGSGQVESEAYRFATIETFGGNTQQLRHQYIENN; from the exons ATGCCAGTTAATGTATCGACAGACTTCAATAAAAGGAAGAAAG aattgCAATATAAGCTGGATGCGGCTACCACCAATTACGAGGAGCTGCGGGAAGAAGTGATCCAATTGAAGagatatttcaatgaagtCTCTGCTGATATGACTCCCTACGACATGAAGCACTCTCACTCAGAGATCGagaagttattgaaagatgtaAACGCCAAATTGTCAACGCAGCATACAGTCAAAAGGAAATTCAAGTTCAATTTCTCCTCCAAGGGGAAAAATACCAAGTTCGAAGCTCTATCGCCACCAGTACCAGTGGCATCGACACCGAAAATCGTCGATCAAGATCTACTGATTACAAATCCTATCCAGACGTTTGAGAATTTAAGCAATTGCACAGTTACTCGTGGCAAAGAAATTGCCTCCTCACAAAATGGACAGCTGGCGTTTAAAGGTCTTCACAAGTCGGTAGTAGTAGTAAGCCCATTGCCGTTTGTGAATGGCAGCGTATTCATTACAGATTGTACAGAATCagtcatcatcattaatttACCACCTGCATCTACCATTCAAATCCGTTTGCACAATCTTGGCAATTGTAAACTATCCATTGTCAAGCAAGAAGACATGGAACCTCAGACGGTTGTCGTAGAAAACCTTACAAAATGTACATTTGACGAAGTATCTCGAAATAAGCTTACAATTCGTAATTTCAGTCAATTAGGATCTGGTCAAGTAGAATCTGAAGCCTATAGATTTGCAACTATAGAAACATTTGGTGGAAATACACAGCAATTAAGACatcaatatattgaaaataactaa
- the IQG1 gene encoding Iqg1p (similar to Saccharomyces cerevisiae IQG1 (YPL242C); ancestral locus Anc_6.269), with protein sequence MPSFNEPPMERSQTNSYFDRYLQNVNSENQRSLQPLKPLSSSEVNLSLNINTPSKVNFKTSASPVLLKEKENLSTSFRSSVPASNALNSRPNPPMKNTSTQNFDISNYSKEELRYYEYLCRVGEIKVWIENVIGETLPSELELCVGDSLRNGVYLAMVTQAINSDLAPTVFPAGDKLQFKHTQNINAFFSLVEHVGVPDSFRFELQDLYNKKNLPQVFETLLILITMIAKKWPGKTPVLTNLSGTLSFSKEDIKRVQRLWPRIRDFKALAAPQSPSRKNVRDSPDHSGLIRDFNQFEPLKVLTKNIDNDNHKTPSKTYEKEYTKLETPRLASPIKLSTSPTKQYESEADLNRRSPIHSFRETSVLPSTPSLQYSPLKTTSLSYYSPSISRHLTYDTEFYLRRSQNRETNLQYYDAFAYSPSHYSPVRRRKMTESEFLQEVVNIQSCCKGSNTRFELYMQRKLLTLFKNEIFRFQSLLKAQCARKNILGDNYTNPVLQNIPTLPILQAQLRAINVRNKIDSHIIKGFRQQRNIERLQACLSGIKIRKIIRIQIIDNNIATIPAKRLQARVKGNFRREKLRSLLYVAGSQLTEITTIQSFCRGRFVRRQVGGLSSTLLQTEASLDLNALKGIIRGNTVRCSVELRHNVVIHERGSLLRLLALLQANNSRHKVRFLTLASEDQRSVLSLQGLVRGILVRYTLDLIDDIIEYNNIDILQAHVRSASIRSTLTKRSKIFLKSEKSIVNIQSKIRMYLQRSAYVELMQYPNPRLRSVRKFTHLLNNSGTMEELQNELEACQASLDSENMKRASLEKEIRERLDILDILEKFGLDKEGLILSWKATRDSLTSPYSQYSSFEKLFYLLQVNPAYWKILYGQEKEFVENNVYLTFTTVNERMGEREKSCFVRLLNEFLLYSVNEAKSINQIFSEKSQIWERLMKKFLYKEYPTLFSLFNPLLEYICDPKVDMDSNPYVLYEKIHGSAPHQNILPIEDKETKEQFIQNLRNLWHCIEMIAEILTKQFSSIPLEVRFLCTKIFGYAADKNADETDSLRCIAKVLIGCFISEYIVNRRQYGFLENEDEQIEEKIAVVLKSAMTVFSLRKFSGYYDPLNQYCDEIKGNVQTLLYSVFLDPSYEQKGEELVYTDMISKPPSLEILKEKAFEIVDKFREHLLNYPENDVILEVLEEATERKSKRESRIFLQLNPSAYRFSVVEDKMRKLYDQTKRAFIYMTQVEEIESNLYALATSTVLPEDEPIFKQLVKENSSIKNDPIVQHLQPQTYFSLKSTTLKRIYELENLGIINSRENKLQNILNDIANTIKNPTYALEYVSHELNIATNILRQLSENNRQLSKHFASIGKSIEKIIGESQRARNFVPGHKSTFSGIKSAYKKVQHKDVIEMEGLKFKWTTRQMYEKGVIRSITGERLGEQTVKVFGSSGPKFPDIVFKISTSNGAKFSIQLLDKRKGSEKRFTETMDSFTFHDLLYSQVNGQDKIWTLLNSAVSFNTEKLLFLIIETFFS encoded by the coding sequence ATGCCCTCCTTCAATGAACCACCGATGGAGCGCAGTCAGACCAATTCCTATTTCGATagatatttacaaaatgtcAACTcagaaaatcaaagaagCCTACAGCCTTTGAAACCTCTCTCTTCATCAGAAGTCAACTTATCCCTGAATATCAACACTCCTTCTAAAGTCAACTTCAAGACTTCAGCATCCCCAGTTCTTTTAAaggagaaagaaaatttatcaacttCCTTCAGGAGTTCAGTTCCAGCTTCTAATGCATTAAATAGCAGGCCTAACCCTCCAATGAAAAATACTAGCACACAAAACTTCgacatttcaaattattcgAAGGAAGAATTGAGATATTACGAATACCTTTGTAGAGTCGGAGAAATAAAGGTATGGATCGAGAATGTCATTGGAGAGACATTGCCATCTGAACTAGAGCTATGTGTAGGAGATAGCCTTAGAAACGGGGTTTACTTGGCAATGGTAACTCAAGCCATTAATTCCGACTTAGCTCCCACTGTGTTCCCAGCTGGTGATAAATTACAATTTAAGCACACACAAAATATTAAtgctttcttttccttGGTAGAGCATGTTGGGGTTCCTGACTCCTTTAGATTCGAATTGCAGGATTTATATAACAAGAAAAACTTACCACAAGTTTTCGAGACTTTACTTATTCTAATCACAATGATAGCTAAGAAATGGCCTGGTAAAACACCTGTGTTGACCAATTTGTCGGGCACTCTAAGTTTTAGTAAGGAAGATATAAAAAGAGTACAAAGGCTGTGGCCTCGTATCCGTGACTTCAAAGCCCTTGCTGCTCCGCAGAGTCCTTCCAGGAAAAACGTGCGTGATTCCCCAGATCACAGTGGTCTTATTAGAGATTTTAATCAATTCGAGCCATTAAAGGTACTAACCAAGAATATTGACAATGACAACCATAAAACCCCCTCCAAAACatatgaaaaagaatatactAAATTAGAAACTCCGAGGTTGGCATCTCCCATTAAACTTTCGACATCACCTACCAAGCAATATGAATCCGAAGCAGATTTAAACAGAAGATCTCCAATTCACAGTTTCAGAGAAACATCTGTTCTCCCAAGTACCCCATCTTTACAATATAGTCCTTTGAAAACAACTAGTTTGTCGTACTATTCACCAAGTATATCCCGTCATCTAACGTATGATACGGAATTTTATTTGAGAAGAAGCCAAAATAGAGAAACTAACCTCCAGTATTATGACGCTTTTGCCTATTCTCCTTCTCATTACTCTCCtgtaagaagaagaaaaatgacTGAATCAGAATTTTTACAGGAAGTGGTGAACATTCAAAGCTGTTGTAAGGGATCAAATACTCGTTTTGAACTGTACATGCAAAGGAAACTGTTAACCTTATTTAAAAATGAGATATTCAGATTCCAAAGTCTATTAAAAGCCCAGTGCGCTCGAAAAAATATACTTGGAGACAACTATACAAATCCTGTTCTGCAAAATATCCCAACTTTACCTATTTTGCAGGCCCAACTGAGGGCTATCAATGTTAGAAACAAGATTGATAGTCATATAATAAAAGGATTTAGACAACAGCGGAATATCGAAAGACTTCAGGCCTGTTTGTCCGGTATCaagattagaaaaattatcagAATCCAAATTATTGACAATAATATAGCAACTATTCCGGCAAAGAGGCTCCAAGCAAGGGTAAAAGGAAATTTCAGAAGAGAGAAGCTTAGATCTCTGTTGTATGTAGCAGGAAGTCAATTGACAGAAATTACGACAATTCAGAGTTTCTGTAGGGGCAGATTCGTGAGAAGACAAGTTGGTGGTTTATCTTCAACTTTGCTGCAAACTGAGGCTTCTTTGGATTTGAATGCACTCAAAGGAATAATTAGAGGAAATACAGTAAGATGCTCGGTAGAACTAAGGCATAATGTTGTAATACATGAAAGAGGTAGTCTATTGAGGCTGTTGGCTTTGCTTCAAGCAAATAATTCCCGTCATAAAGTCAGATTTCTGACTTTAGCTTCTGAGGATCAAAGGTCAGTCTTATCTTTACAAGGTCTGGTTAGGGGAATTCTAGTTAGGTACACTTTGGATCTTATCGATGACATTATcgaatataataatattgatattctGCAAGCTCATGTACGGTCTGCATCTATTCGTTCTACTTTGACTAAACgatcaaaaatatttctaaaaAGTGAGAAATCCATCGTTAACATTCAGAGCAAAATAAGAATGTATTTACAACGTTCTGCTTACGTAGAATTGATGCAATATCCTAATCCAAGATTAAGATCAGTGAGAAAATTTACACATTTGTTGAACAACTCAGGTACCATGGAAGAACTCCAAAATGAACTGGAAGCTTGTCAGGCCTCTTTAGATTCGGAGAATATGAAAAGAGCCTCACTAGAAAAAGAGATTAGGGAAAGGTTAGATATACTAGAcatattggaaaaatttggCCTGGATAAGGAAGGGCTTATCTTATCTTGGAAAGCTACAAGGGATAGCTTAACATCACCATATTCTCAATATTCAAGTTTTGAGAAGCTCTTTTACCTTCTTCAGGTAAATCCAGCTTACTGGAAAATACTATATGGTCAGGAAAAGGAGTTTGTGGAAAACAATGTATACCTTACCTTTACTACAGTCAATGAGAGAATGGGAGAGCGTGAGAAAAGTTGTTTCGTAAGActattaaatgaatttttattgtattCTGTTAATGAGGCTAAATCaattaatcaaatattttctgaaaagTCTCAGATCTGGGAAAggttgatgaaaaaatttctgtATAAGGAATATCCTacattattttctcttttcaatcCTCTGTTAGAGTATATCTGTGATCCAAAGGTCGATATGGACAGTAATCCATATGTACTGTACGAGAAGATACACGGATCAGCTCCccatcaaaatattctccctattgaagataaagaaactaAAGAGCagtttattcaaaatttgagaaatttgTGGCACTGCATTGAAATGATAGCTGAGATATTAACTAAACAGTTCTCCTCAATCCCTCTTGAAGTGAGATTTTTGTgtacaaaaatttttggttatGCTGCAGATAAAAATGCAGATGAAACAGACTCTTTACGTTGCATTGCGAAAGTACTGATTGGATGTTTTATCAGTGAGTATATTGTTAACAGAAGACAATATGGCTTTTTGGAAAACGAGGATGAACAAATCGAGGAGAAAATTGCTGTTGTACTTAAAAGTGCTATGACAGTGTTTAGTCTGAGGAAATTTTCCGGCTATTATGATCCATTGAACCAATATTGCGATGAAATAAAGGGAAATGTGCAAACATTGTTATACTCCGTTTTTCTAGACCCCAGCTATGAACAAAAGGGAGAAGAATTGGTTTACACAGATATGATATCAAAACCTCCCTCTTTGGAGATTCTGAAAGAGAAGgcatttgaaattgttgacAAATTCAGAGAACATTTATTGAACTATCCTGAGAACGATGTTATACTTGAGGTTCTAGAAGAGGCTACAGAAAGAAAATCGAAAAGAGAAAGTCGTATTTTCTTGCAGTTAAATCCTTCTGCATATAGATTTTCGGTCGTAGAGGATAAAATgagaaaattatatgatCAAACAAAGAGAGCATTCATCTATATGACAcaagttgaagaaattgaatcgAATTTATATGCACTTGCAACTAGCACGGTTCTGCCAGAAGATGAACCTATTTTTAAGCAATTAGTGAAggaaaattcatcaatcaAAAATGATCCTATAGTACAACACTTGCAACCTCAAACCTATTTCAGTTTGAAAAGCACTACTTTGAAGAGGATATATGAGCTTGAGAATTTGGGAATAATTAAttcaagagaaaataaattgcaaaatattttgaacgATATAGCAAACACAATAAAAAACCCGACATATGCACTTGAATATGTGTCACATGAACTTAATATCGCTACAAATATTCTCAGACAATTGTCTGAGAATAATCGACAATTGAGTAAACATTTTGCCAGTATTGGTAAATCCATAGAAAAGATTATAGGAGAATCCCAACGAGCCAGAAATTTTGTTCCAGGCCATAAAAGTACATTTAGTGGTATTAAGAGTGCTTACAAGAAGGTTCAGCATAAAGATGTCATTGAAATGGAAGGGctcaaattcaaatggaCAACAAGACAAATGTATGAAAAGGGCGTTATCAGATCAATTACAGGTGAAAGACTAGGTGAGCAAACTGTTAAGGTCTTTGGTTCCAGTGGTCCAAAATTTCCCGATATagtcttcaaaatttcaacatcCAATGGCGCCAAGTTTTCTATCCAATTACTCGATAAAAGAAAGGGATCGGAGAAGAGATTCACTGAAACAATGGATTCTTTTACTTTCCATGATCTGCTATATTCCCAAGTGAATGGACAAGACAAAATATGGACTTTACTGAATTCCGCAGTAAGCTTTAACACTGAAAAGCTGCTATTTCTAATTATAGAGACATTCTTCTCTTGA
- the YAR1 gene encoding Yar1p (similar to Saccharomyces cerevisiae YAR1 (YPL239W); ancestral locus Anc_6.265), producing MALHTEPLEQEDQDSIILDARAGDLESLQEIFTTLIDPKLLTTCRDSSSKSSALHMAAGNGHLEVVKYITSLIDSEEREKFVNIQNESGNTALHWASLNGKLDVVQYLCDECNADPFLRNQFGHDAIFEAENNGREEIETYFLKKYDVEPESDGEETAPEQIKITEGTESEQVTKDATEALRQHTENLSINN from the coding sequence ATGGCTTTACACACCGAACCATTAGAACAAGAAGACCAAGATTCTATCATCTTAGATGCCAGAGCCGGTGATTTGGAATCGCTTCAAGAAATCTTCACAACGTTGATTGACCCAAAATTGCTCACTACATGCCGTGATTCTAGTTCTAAATCATCTGCTTTACACATGGCTGCGGGAAATGGACATCTGGAAGTTGTCAAATACATAACTTCCTTAATTGACTCAGAGGAAAGGGAGAAATTTGtcaatattcaaaatgaatCAGGTAATACGGCATTACATTGGGCGTCATTGAACGGTAAATTGGACGTTGTACAATACCTATGTGATGAGTGCAACGCTGATCCATTTCTTAGGAACCAGTTTGGCCATGATGCTATCTTTGAGGCTGAAAATAACGgtagagaagaaattgaaacttATTTCCTAAAGAAATACGATGTTGAACCAGAAAGTGACGGCGAAGAAACTGCTCCAgaacaaatcaaaattactGAAGGTACGGAATCCGAACAAGTAACCAAAGATGCTACCGAGGCATTAAGACAACATACTGAAAACTTGAGCATCAATAATTGA
- the RVB2 gene encoding RuvB family ATP-dependent DNA helicase reptin (similar to Saccharomyces cerevisiae RVB2 (YPL235W); ancestral locus Anc_6.261), translated as MSIQTTDATEGSDSLKSLSLIASHSHITGLGLDEQLQPRPTSEGMVGQLQARRAAGVILKMVQNGTIAGRAILVAGPPSTGKTALAMGLSQSLGKDVPFTAIAGSEIFSLELSKTEALTQAFRKSIGIKIKEEAELIEGEVVEIQIDRSITGGHKQGKLTIKTTDMETIYELGNKMIDGLTKEKVLAGDVISIDKASGKITKLGRSFSRSRDYDAMGAETRFVQCPEGELQKRKTVVHTVSLHEIDVINSRTQGFLALFTGDTGEIRSEVRDQINTKVAEWKEEGKAEIVPGVLFIDEVHMLDIECFSFINRALEDEFAPIIMMATNRGISKTRGTNYKSPHGLPLDLLDRSIIITTSEYNEQEIKTILSIRAQEEEVELSSDALDLLTKTGVETSLRYSSNLISVAQQIALKRKSNTVDVIDIKRAYLLFLDSARSVKYVQDNESNYIDDKGKVDIRVNKTVNEDAMDTTE; from the coding sequence ATGTCCATCCAGACAACAGATGCTACTGAAGGTTCtgattctttgaaatctctttctttgatcGCCTCCCATTCTCATATCACCGGTTTAGGATTAGATGAACAATTACAGCCTCGTCCAACTTCTGAAGGTATGGTTGGCCAATTGCAAGCTCGTCGTGCCGCAGGtgttattttgaaaatggttCAAAATGGTACCATCGCAGGTAGGGCAATTTTAGTTGCAGGTCCTCCATCTACTGGTAAAACTGCACTAGCGATGGGTTTATCACAATCTTTAGGTAAAGATGTCCCATTCACAGCAATTGCTGGTTCTGAGATTTTCTCATTAGAATTAAGTAAGACAGAAGCATTAACTCAAGCATTCAGAAAATCCATTGGGATTAAAATCAAGGAAGAAGCTGAACTAATTGAAGGTGAAGTTgttgaaattcaaatcgATAGATCAATTACTGGTGGCCACAAGCAAGGGAAATTAACTATCAAAACTACCGATATGGAAACCATTTATGAATTAGGTAATAAAATGATTGATGGTTTGACTAAAGAAAAAGTTCTAGCTGGGGATGTTATATCTATTGATAAAGCCAGTGgcaaaattacaaaactAGGTAGATCTTTCTCTAGATCGAGAGATTATGATGCAATGGGAGCAGAAACAAGATTCGTTCAATGTCCGGAAGGGgaattacaaaaaagaaaaactgTTGTTCACACAGTTTCCTTACATGAAATAGATGTCATCAATTCAAGAACACAGGGTTTCTTAGCTTTATTTACTGGTGATACTGGTGAAATTAGATCAGAAGTTAGAGATCAAATCAATACAAAAGTTGCAGAATGGAAGGAAGAAGGTAAAGCAGAGATTGTTCCTGGTGTTTTATTCATTGATGAAGTTCATATGTTAGATATTGAatgtttttcatttattaaTAGAGCacttgaagatgaatttgCACCTATTATAATGATGGCTACCAACAGAGGTATTTCAAAGACAAGGGGCACTAATTACAAATCTCCACATGGGTTACCATTGGATTTATTAGATAGGtccattattattaccacATCTGAATATAATGAACAAGAAATCAAGACAATTTTGTCAATTAGAGCacaggaagaagaagttgaacTATCATCAGATGCTTTAGATCTTTTAACGAAGACTGGTGTAGAAACAAGTTTACGTTATAGTAGTAATTTGATTTCTGTTGCACAACAGATTGcattaaaaagaaagagtaATACTGTCGATGTAATTGATATTAAGAGAGCATACCTTTTATTCTTAGATAGTGCAAGATCAGTAAAATATGTTCAAGATAATGAATCTAATTATATTGATGATAAAGGTAAAGTGGACATTAGAGTCAATAAGACAGTTAATGAGGATGCAATGGATACAACAGAATAA
- the VMA11 gene encoding H(+)-transporting V0 sector ATPase subunit c' (similar to Saccharomyces cerevisiae TFP3 (YPL234C); ancestral locus Anc_6.260): MSSEIIPTNPYAPFYSPFFGFAGCALAMVLSSLGAAIGTAKSGIGIAGIGTFKPELIMKSLIPVVMSGILAIYGLVVAVLIAGNISPNDEYTLFNGFMHLSCGLCVGFACLSSGYAIGIVGDVGVRKFMHQPRLFVGIVLILIFSEVLGLYGMIVALILNTRGSE; this comes from the coding sequence ATGTCATCTGAAATCATACCAACAAATCCATATGCACCATTTTATTCTCCATTCTTCGGCTTTGCAGGGTGTGCTTTAGCAATGGTTCTATCTTCTCTAGGTGCTGCCATCGGTACAGCAAAATCAGGTATAGGTATCGCCGGTATTGGTACTTTCAAACCAGAATTAATCATGAAATCCTTGATTCCCGTCGTTATGAGTGGTATCCTGGCGATTTATGGTCTAGTCGTCGCTGTACTCATCGCTGGTAATATCTCTCCCAATGATGAATATACCCTTTTCAATGGTTTCATGCATTTAAGTTGTGGTCTATGTGTGGGATTCGCATGTTTAAGTAGTGGATACGCTATTGGTATCGTAGGAGACGTCGGTGTCAGAAAATTCATGCATCAACCAAGATTATTCGTTGGAATCGTACTGATACTTATCTTTTCTGAAGTCCTCGGATTATATGGTATGATCGTTGCATTGATCTTAAACACAAGAGGTTCTGAATAA
- the ENV7 gene encoding putative serine/threonine protein kinase ENV7 (similar to Saccharomyces cerevisiae YPL236C; ancestral locus Anc_6.262), with amino-acid sequence MLNPCIKLMKECFTFCSSCFPYYSETLITVNARKYQVVRLLGEKSLSFTYLVERTSPTSDASNDATRLFAMKVISCPFGDIDTISNALQEIELYKYFHSAHIINLYGSQVSQELDGSRTILILLPYYPLGSLQDMIDRNLLDGSTVSESQCIKIMVSLCKGLDILHNSSSRAVGNMKASFDSVSITVSDDAASLLADTPLELAVMSPTNYTEESFALLNMSPTTVLFRSDGTPLIGDLSICSKVKFEITESADLLAFKERIQENCSLPYLAPELVSLKKGSLITKEVDIWSLGAILYFLMYGVSPFEREEQLNGTPIKYAIKKGQYSFPQESEYSSSLNDIIISCLQVDPSMRSSPIQLINALEDL; translated from the coding sequence ATGCTAAACCCATGTATAAAGCTAATGAAAGAGTGTTTTACATTTTGCAGTTCATGCTTTCCCTATTATTCTGAAACCCTTATTACCGTTAATGCAAGAAAGTACCAAGTCGTCAGACTCCTTGGTGAGAAGAGTCTTTCATTTACTTATCTGGTGGAAAGAACCTCCCCAACGTCAGATGCTTCAAATGATGCAACACGTTTGTTCGCAATGAAGGTGATTAGCTGTCCATTTGGAGATATTGATACTATTTCGAATGCATTGCAGGAAATTGAATTGtacaaatattttcattctgcacatattataaatttatatGGCTCTCAGGTATCACAAGAGCTTGATGGCTCGAGGAcaatattaattttattgcCTTATTATCCCCTAGGATCTCTACAGGATATGATTGACAGAAATTTGCTGGATGGGTCAACGGTATCGGAGTCCCAATGTATCAAGATAATGGTTAGCCTTTGTAAAGGTTTGGATATTCTGCATAATAGCTCTTCTAGGGCTGTTGGTAATATGAAGGCAAGTTTTGATTCTGTGTCGATCACAGTTAGTGATGATGCAGCATCATTGCTCGCTGATACACCTCTTGAACTTGCTGTTATGTCACCTACCAACTATACTGAGGAATCATTCGCCCTTTTGAATATGTCGCCCACAACTGTGCTATTTAGATCGGATGGGACACCTTTAATCGGCGATTTGAGTATATGTTCTAAGgtgaaatttgaaataactGAATCAGCAGATCTGCTTGCCTTCAAAGAGCGCATCCAAGAAAACTGTTCATTACCATATCTTGCTCCTGAATTGGTAAGTCTGAAAAAAGGTTCACTAATTACTAAGGAAGTCGATATATGGTCATTAGGAGCcatattatatttcttaatGTATGGAGTATCTCCATTCGAAAGGGAGGAACAACTAAATGGTACTCCAATTAAGTACGCTATCAAAAAGGGCCAATACAGCTTTCCACAAGAAAGCGAGTATTCCTCTTCTCTAAATGATATtataatttcttgtttgCAGGTTGATCCCAGTATGAGATCTTCTCCCATTCAGTTGATAAATGCACTGGAAGATTTGTGA
- the SUI3 gene encoding translation initiation factor eIF2 subunit beta (similar to Saccharomyces cerevisiae SUI3 (YPL237W); ancestral locus Anc_6.264): protein MSSDLAAELGFDPTLKKKKKAKKVAPESFDNITNEPSEATNGDDLFAGLKKKKKKAKAPAFEAENGDNTTDDITEALGELSLKKKKKKTKDVALDDFEKELAKAGVTSESKETTPQNISVVQQEAGLPYDKLLSRFFNILRTNNPELAGDRSGPKFRIPPPVCLRDGKKTIFANIQDISEKLQRSPEHLIQYLFAELGTSGSVDGQKRLVIKGKFLSKQMENVLRRYIIEYVTCKTCKSINTELKKEQSNRLFFMVCKSCGSTRSVSSIKTGFQATVGKRRRM, encoded by the coding sequence ATGTCATCAGATTTAGCTGCAGAACTAGGTTTTGATCCtactttgaagaagaagaagaaggcaAAGAAGGTCGCACCAGAAAGCTTTGATAATATAACCAACGAACCATCAGAAGCCACTAATGGTGATGATTTATTCGCAGGCctaaagaaaaagaagaagaaggctAAGGCCCCAGCATTCGAAGCTGAAAATGGCGACAATACCACCGACGATATCACAGAAGCTCTTGGAGAGTTGTcgttgaaaaagaaaaagaagaagactaAAGATGTTGCATTAGacgattttgaaaaggaattaGCTAAAGCTGGTGTCACCTCAGAAAGTAAAGAAACTACCCCACAGAACATTTCCGTCGTTCAACAAGAAGCCGGTTTACCATATGATAAGTTACTAtccagatttttcaatattttaagAACTAATAACCCTGAATTGGCTGGTGACAGATCAGGTCCTAAATTCAGAATTCCTCCACCAGTTTGTTTACGTGATGGTAAAAAGACCATCTTCGCCAATATCCAAGATATctctgaaaaattacaaagatCTCCAGAACATttaattcaatatcttttcGCAGAATTGGGTACGTCCGGTTCTGTTGATGGTCAAAAGAGATTGGTTATTAAAGGTAAATTTTTGTCCAAACAAATGGAAAATGTTCTAAGAAGATATATCATCGAATACGTTACATGTAAGACATGTAAGAGCATTAACACTgagttgaagaaagaacaaTCCAATAGATTATTCTTCATGGTCTGTAAAAGTTGTGGTTCTACCAGATCCGTTTCCTCTATCAAGACAGGTTTCCAAGCTACTGTCGGTAAGAGAAGGAGGATGTGA